Part of the Trypanosoma brucei brucei TREU927 chromosome 2, complete sequence genome, TGGGGCACCATCTTCCGAAGCACCACCCAGAGGTTATGGCAGGAGTGCCGCTCCGAGGACCGAACATCCACCCCACTCAGGTAAAGGGCTGGgcggaggaaatggaaaatcAATATGACGATATGTGGGCCCTTTCACTTGTTATCCTGCGCGCTATGGCACTGGGACTCGGTCTGCGGGAAGATTTCTTCGACTCCAAGTTTATGGATCCGATGTGTGAATTGAATATAAAGCATTACCCTTCCCCAACCACTACAGGCAAAAAATCTCATTTGCTTATTGAGCACGCTGACTTTTGCGCTATTACATTACTCTATCAAGACGGTGTGGGTGGCTTGCAAATTCGAGGACTTTCCGGAGAGCTGATGGATGTGCCACCTGTTGAAGGAAGTTTTGTTGTCAACCTTGGAGACATGATGGAGATGTGGACCAATGGCCAATACCGTTCCACAAAGCATCGTGTGGTAGCCACAGACAAGGAACGGTACTCCATGCCTTTCTTTTGCAATCCCAATCCGAATGTCATCGTCAAGTGCCTCGACAACTGTCACTCGGAAGAGAATCCACCAAGGTACCCTCCAGTGCGGGCTGTTGATTGGGTTTTGAAGCGGTTCGCGGAGGCATATGGGAAAGATTACTCAAAAATGTAGGAGTGGTTCCTagtttgcatttcttttagCATTTGCTTTATCAAGAATGGTATCAGGCCCTGCAATTAGTAGTTGTTTTTCAGACGTGGCTGACTTACATATGCGTAGTATCTGTCGTAATGCAAAAAGTTCTGTGATTTAAAATGTGGGTGAAGACAGTACGGTAACGTATCTAGTCAGAATGAATATATTTCACTCACTCTTTATTTTCAATGTAGGGAATTGTTAAAGGGgtaataatatttctttcacctttcctcttccttttttttaattgccaTCTTTGTAAGGGGTGCTGTAAGTCCATCTTTTCTCATACTTTGATATCTTCATCTATTTCCTTATTACATTGAATAATGCATTAACATCTTCATTGCGATGCCAACTGAAGTATTCTGACAAGCAATAGGTGTATGCTATTGTATGTTAGTTTATGCTGCAACAGAGTTCTCCTTGGAAatgcttgtctttttttttcactttgagGGGGTTCTACAATTGTCTTTCCCCATTCTATTCTAAGGGTTAATTACGCATTAGAAATGCTACCAGTCACTTCAGAGGTATTCCTTCTTACACAAGTATTATTTTGATGCGATCTCATGCAAGGAGAATGGAGGTAAATGGAGAATGAAACAACTCACATTCTCCACCCACCCAATGGAGAGCATACGTTTTACCATGGAAGTCGCGCTTGAAGTATCTCCCCAAGTAGAGCAAACTAATGAGGAATTAGCACCTAAGGGCTGCGTTGTTAAATATTTTGAAAGAGTGGGGGTTCGTACGTGAAGGATAAGGGATTTTGAGGGTGCTTACTCTTATtgtgtttttaattttttttttgaaaaggggGGTGGTGGCCAATTTTATTATGTCACCCGACGAATGGAATTGCTTTGTACCAcgctgtttgtgtttgttacaTATATTGGTAAGGAATAATGTTTTTTATGTGAATTTCAATGCgtttgatgttttttgtcACCGCACTTATGTTGAGTCTGtgcaatttcttttccctccatgCTGAACATACCATTCTCTAttattttcttatctttcattgtttcagCTTTTCAGGGGAAACACATGCATACCCACGAGATGGAATACACTAAACGACACGTAACACTGTGGGAGAATGTTATAAATGCATGCAGTCCAATACTTGAGAAATGTGTATTTTCTACACCTTaacatcaatttttttttttgtaaaggaCAAACTCACTGAGTGTTTAGTGACTGCGCTTCTTCAAACTTTTCTCCCTCAAGGCGTATTATGCAGTTGCAGAGAGTCATCTGTTTTCTGCTCCTTCTCCGCTTGCTAATgatttgtgtttatgcgtgttgcttccttttttatattgtaAGTAatagaagacaaaaaaggggatATTACATattacatattttattttgtatgttAGCATGGTTGCATAATTTATTCTGCTGTAGAGGCGTGTGTTATGGATTGTAGTATTTGGAGAAGTTGTTTGACTTAAAGCTATAAAAGCTTGCCCTGTGTGTGATGgatttttaatttatataaACTTGTTTAACTTTATATTAGaatataaatttatttattgtcatTTAAATAGTTCCCCCATATGAGAAAACTAAATGAACACGTATATGCACGtacatgtatatttatatttgcatatttgttgttgatctGAGTCATATTTGAGTAATGTTGGTAAGGTAAGAAAACGGCTGTGTAAtaaatcatttttatttgatATGCTTTGAGTGCGCGCGCGTGGGTTCATTAGTTCTATTATTTGAAAGGGAAACTGCAATAATTGTTTCATTATTAAAAGTTTTTCATGACTCGTGTTTTTAAGTTTAGCATTTTGCTATTACTCAAATCATGTGAATTAAGGGAGGACTCATATCAGTATCATATGATGATATTTGAAACAATTTAGAGACGCCTGATATTACTCAATACtctaactcttttttttcctttcatatcCATTGCATTTATATTGTGATATGATAAGTTGATTTGTGTTAGCATTCAAATGCagcattgttattattaatattaactTCCTTAGGGAAATTAATTCGAAAGGAATGTTATTGTAAAAGGATTCAAATTGCAAGTAGTTATTCAGATAATGTTAATAATTGATATacaattttatatttattgtaGTTGTAGTAGTGTGCGTATTTAAACGAAGGTACCACTAATTTTGTAATTACTAAAAAGTTATAATGATACAATTCTATTTCTTGATAATGTGAGTCCCtgaatttgtttttcccttcatatttttcactttgcttttcttttctttcatttcatatatgtttttctttttgttatataGACAAacttattatattattatttcaagTAATTCAAAAAGATGGCAATGCTTGGTTTCGAGTCGACAGCTGAATTTTTTGCTTATCTtacttttatgttttttggGATGTCGGTGATGAATGTGACGAATGCCATTTACTCCAATTATAATTTTTTCTCCCAGTACTACAAGTTTGCGCAGGGTGATGCGGATGCTGTATCAAAAAATACATCATTCTGGGAGCACATGTTCACGTATTATAATGTTGTCGTGTTTACCATGCAAGTGCTTTTGGAGACTTTTATGCTCACTCCACTGGGTAGACAGATTCCTGTTACATGGCGTTATGTCTTTGGACTCACGATTCCCATGGTTGAAATCATTGTAATTTTGGTTATTCCTGCTGTTGGAGGAACAAGTGAGGGCGGTGCGATGGCAACTATGATGATAGTTGCGTTCGTCGACGGTATTTCGAAAACACTTTGTGACTCCAGCAATGCTGTCACTACAGGACCGTTTCCGACTAAATTCTATTCTGCGATGGTTATGGGTCTTGCTGTCTCCGGCATTATGACTTCATTTTTGTCCATTGTTATCAAAGCATCAATGAAGGATAACTTTGAAAGCAGACGAACTCAGTCCCAAATATACTTTGGATTAGTCATGCTCTCTCAAGTAGTTGCATgcgtccttctttttcttctgagGAAAAACCCATATGCCATTAAATATGCTGCAGAATTTAGGTATGCcgcgagaaaaaaaggaacagtgTGTGACTTTGATGTAAAGGGAACAGGGCCGGTAAGCGGAAATAGATATGctgatgaaaaagagaacaagaATGTATTGAATGCTGATATTGATCCAGATGATATGAGGGATACGGATCAGGTTGAAGGCACTACCAACGCTCAGCAAATGCTTGATGCGAGTATTATGGTTGTGGTGAAACGCATTTGGCCTGTGTTACTATCTTGCTTCTTTGTATTCTTTGCGACACTTCTTGTATTCCCTGGTGTATTCTTGGCAGTTAGGGATTCACTTACAATAAAAGACTTTTGGTATTTTAACATCGTCGTTGCCATGTTCAACTTGGGTGATTTCTCGTCACGTTTTGCTTTGCAGTTCAAGCGGTTGCATGTGTCTCCACGCATGGTTATGATTGGTTCATTTGCACGTGCACTTTTGATAATTCCTCTTGCTCTTTGCGTTCCTGGGACCATTCCTGGTGTATGGCTACCATGTATTCTTTGTCTCCTTTGGGGGTTCACAAATGGTTACTTTGGTGGCCTTTCAATGATTTATGGACCGCGTAACGGATCGCTCACCACAGCGGGTCAACGCTCTCTTGCCGCCGTATGTATCAATGTATCACTTCTTATGGGTCTTTTTGCTGGTGCTATGTTTGCGTTGGCTGTTAAGGAGGCTCTTCCTAAAACAGAGTAGTAAGTATTTTCTAAACTCTAAGTAATGTcataacattttttttaattaatgAGAAAGAACATTAAATATATGCTGGTATTAGCTACGAATGGTTTGGGTACTGCGGTAAATAAGGAAGTAGAGATGGTAAAAGaggaatgaaaggaaaaacaggtAAATTTAAGATGTGATGACGATAAATTATAGGAAGTATCACACCTGGCAGCAAGCAAGTATATGCGTGTACACGTaatgttttttaaatgtaAAGGTGACGCAAAGAGAAGTGTTAGTGGGTTACAAACGCACCACGTAAGGTACGATACGGCGGAGTTCTGCAAGCTTGTACCATGACAGTATTTcactattttgtttattagcATAGACTTCCCCTCTAAAATATGATTTTTATGGTAAGGGTCGTAAATTGTGAGATTGTATTTACGGTCTCACTCATTGGTGCAAACCTCCGACACACTTTACTTCCTACCTTTCTTAATGGTCCACAATATTTGTGTGAAAGAAAGAGTTATTCTTCAGCTTGTGGGATGCCTTGTGTTTTCTGCCCATATGTGTAAAGaacatttaaaagaaaaataataaactgTTAAAGCTTAAGGTAACTTCAGCCTTACTTGtttttcatctctttttttccctttgtaACTGTGCTATGGTGTTACGGATATTTGTGCCTAAGTTAGGAAAGCTGTGtggatttgtttttttctatttcatGTCTTTCGTTGTATACCACACGCCTGCTTATGTTTTCCCATATGTGTACGCCTGTAGATAACAGTGTGGGAGTTTACTCCGTGACTTTTTCTCATAAATGTCGGGAGGCAAATGATTAAAGTATTTTGTTTAATATGTCTGTATATGTTTGtctgtttatgtgtgtgtgtgtttgataTGTTCAGCAATATGTTTAGATTATCCAATAAtaacttctcttcctttctatcTCTTATACAGTTATGTTGTTTACTTGTGACTGTTTTACTTTCAGGAAGGTATATAAATTAAGCTGAAGCAACgttatgtttatttgtgtattaGGCGCATGAATTCATTTTCTAGCAGATGATATATGCGTGAACGCATGTGTTTAACTTTATAATGTCTTATACTAAAAATGTATTCAAATATTGCCATGTGAATACCTTGTGAGGCTTATTGTATTT contains:
- a CDS encoding iron/ascorbate oxidoreductase family protein, putative, producing MTRASLPVIDVSPLFGGESAEKERVSKQIDNACRTWGFFYIVGHPIQQEQIERVLDVAKNYFSLPMEEKLQLDIRKSKLYRGYIAFGAEDPDDAKVYGYEGFNMGHHLPKHHPEVMAGVPLRGPNIHPTQVKGWAEEMENQYDDMWALSLVILRAMALGLGLREDFFDSKFMDPMCELNIKHYPSPTTTGKKSHLLIEHADFCAITLLYQDGVGGLQIRGLSGELMDVPPVEGSFVVNLGDMMEMWTNGQYRSTKHRVVATDKERYSMPFFCNPNPNVIVKCLDNCHSEENPPRYPPVRAVDWVLKRFAEAYGKDYSKM
- a CDS encoding adenosine transporter 2, putative, with amino-acid sequence MAMLGFESTAEFFAYLTFMFFGMSVMNVTNAIYSNYNFFSQYYKFAQGDADAVSKNTSFWEHMFTYYNVVVFTMQVLLETFMLTPLGRQIPVTWRYVFGLTIPMVEIIVILVIPAVGGTSEGGAMATMMIVAFVDGISKTLCDSSNAVTTGPFPTKFYSAMVMGLAVSGIMTSFLSIVIKASMKDNFESRRTQSQIYFGLVMLSQVVACVLLFLLRKNPYAIKYAAEFRYAARKKGTVCDFDVKGTGPVSGNRYADEKENKNVLNADIDPDDMRDTDQVEGTTNAQQMLDASIMVVVKRIWPVLLSCFFVFFATLLVFPGVFLAVRDSLTIKDFWYFNIVVAMFNLGDFSSRFALQFKRLHVSPRMVMIGSFARALLIIPLALCVPGTIPGVWLPCILCLLWGFTNGYFGGLSMIYGPRNGSLTTAGQRSLAAVCINVSLLMGLFAGAMFALAVKEALPKTE